The Coffea arabica cultivar ET-39 chromosome 1e, Coffea Arabica ET-39 HiFi, whole genome shotgun sequence genome has a window encoding:
- the LOC113700898 gene encoding UDP-glycosyltransferase 92A1-like: MEKAEKENIVMFPFMAQGHILPFLALALQLEQKGHSITYISTPLNVKKLESSIPPSSSIRLVEIPFNSSDHGLPPDAENNDDLPYNLVIRLLEVSPCLEPSFRKLLADLIDQQKGVKPLCIIGDFFFGWSADVAHEFGVFHAIFSGAGGFGLACYYSIWLNLPHRHNNDEKGEFMLPDFPEAGKFHVTQLSSSVLIADGSDPSSIFQRKCLPSWVNSDGFLFNTVEELDKIGLTYFRRKLGIPVWAVGPILLPVDGRAKASKTSGITPEECIEWLNSKSPNSVLYISFGSETTISASQMMQLAKALDAGETSFIWVVRPPIGFDTNTEFIAEEWLPEGFLQRITDQNKGLIVEKWAPQLEILCHKAVAAFLCHCGWNSVLESLINGVALIGWPIAGDQFYNAKLLVELVGVCVEVARGISFEVRHEDIKYKIELVMGENDENDKGKEIRRKAVEVKNMIKETIMENDGFKGSSIKAMEEFLNAALLMKEGRSRADGTE; encoded by the coding sequence ATGGAGAAAGCCGAAAAGGAAAACATTGTAATGTTCCCTTTTATGGCACAAGGTCATATACTACCCTTTCTAGCCTTAGCCCTCCAGCTCGAACAAAAAGGTCACAGCATAACCTACATAAGCACCCCTCTCAACGTCAAGAAACTGGAATCATCAATCCCTCCAAGCTCCTCCATTCGCCTTGTTGAAATCCCCTTCAACAGCTCAGATCACGGTCTCCCTCCAGATGCCGAAAACAACGATGATCTTCCTTATAATCTTGTCATTCGCCTTTTAGAAGTCTCCCCATGTCTTGAACCTTCATTCAGGAAGCTACTTGCTGATCTTATCGATCAGCAAAAAGGTGTAAAGCCACTTTGCATCATAGGAGACTTTTTCTTTGGATGGTCTGCTGATGTAGCGCACGAATTTGGGGTATTTCATGCTATTTTCAGTGGAGCTGGAGGGTTTGGCTTGGCATGTTACTACTCAATTTGGTTGAACTTGCCTCACAGACATAACAATGATGAGAAAGGTGAGTTTATGTTGCCTGATTTTCCTGAAGCTGGAAAGTTTCATGTGACTCAGCTTTCCTCTAGTGTACTTATAGCAGATGGTTCtgatccttcttcaatcttcCAAAGAAAATGCCTTCCATCATGGGTGAATTCAGATGGATTTTTGTTCAACACAGTGGAAGAGCTAGACAAGATTGGATTAACATATTTTCGACGAAAGTTAGGCATACCTGTTTGGGCGGTTGGACCAATATTGTTACCAGTGGATGGAAGAGCTAAAGCTAGTAAAACATCAGGGATTACTCCTGAAGAATGCATAGAATGGCTCAATTCAAAATCACCAAATTCAGTACTATACATCTCATTTGGTTCTGAAACTACAATTTCAGCATCACAAATGATGCAATTAGCAAAAGCCTTGGATGCTGGAGAGACAAGCTTCATATGGGTGGTTAGGCCTCCTATAGGTTTTGACACGAACACGGAATTTATAGCAGAAGAATGGCTGCCAGAAGGCTTTCTGCAGAGAATCACAGATCAGAACAAGGGCTTAATAGTTGAAAAATGGGCACCCCAGTTGGAAATTTTGTGTCACAAAGCTGTGGCTGCATTTTTGTGTCACTGTGGATGGAATTCAGTACTGGAATCTCTCATCAACGGTGTGGCCTTAATTGGTTGGCCTATTGCAGGTGACCAATTTTACAATGCTAaacttttggttgaattggttgGAGTTTGTGTAGAGGTGGCTAGAGGAATCAGTTTTGAGGTTAGGCATGAAGATATAAAATACAAAATAGAGTTGGTCATGggtgaaaatgatgaaaatgacaAAGGGAAAGAAATAAGAAGGAAAGCTGTTGAAGTTAAGAACATGATTAAGGAAACAATTATGGAAAATGATGGGTTCAAGGGATCATCTATCAAAGCCATGGAAGAGTTCCTCAACGCAGCACTGCTTATGAAGGAAGGAAGAAGCAGAGCTGATGGAACAGAGTAA
- the LOC113700907 gene encoding APO protein 3, mitochondrial: MFRKEAQEFFNPYHGMMVKYCNGCFKLYSSESGFTELPRKLKKSERKPLVTNVNELKQRARLEKQQRRLVQEVTLNAPENGLLVKSLVPVAHHVLSAKAELLACARRVADSIPIYFCSLCGEVHVGGTPHMIRTCDVSGSQSTKEHTWERGKVEHLLPVVDSFHLYDRSGRAVSHDERLQVDRIPAIVELCIQAGVDIPEHPTRRREYPIYRVAGRLIDFEKRFPKDYSSGKDISAFGFWDTPLKSGGVEKNLDLLSDDIKGFAEKGMEAWEKMRSGAIKLMQKYAVQTCGYCSEVQVGPNGHRVRQCQAFKHQMRDGQHAWQESTIDDVVPPVYVWHVRDHHPVVLVDALKRYYGKLPAVVELFAQAGAKVGESYNGVMREDVVVPELDEEKLVV, encoded by the exons ATGTTTCGTAAAGAGGCCCAAGAATTTTTTAATCCTTATCATGGGATGATGGTAAAATATTGCAATGGGTGCTTCAAACTGTACTCGAGTGAGAGTGGCTTTACAGAGCTACCTAGAAAACTGAAGAAATCTGAGCGAAAACCATTGGTGACGAATGTTAATGAACTTAAGCAAAGAGCCAGGTTGGAAAAGCAACAAAGGAGGCTTGTCCAAGAGGTTACTCTTAATGCTCCTGAAAATGGTTTATTGGTTAAATCACTAGTTCCAGTCGCTCATCATGTTTTATCTGCTAAAGCTGAATTATTGGCTTGTGCTAGGAGAGTTGCTGATAGTATTCCTATTTATTTCTGCAG CTTATGTGGCGAAGTTCATGTAGGTGGTACTCCTCATATGATTAGAACATGTGATGTAAGTGGCAGTCAGAGCACTAAAGAGCACACTTGGGAGAGAGGGAAAGTCGAACATCTACTACCTGTAGTAGACTCTTTTCATTTATATGACAGATCGGGGAGAGCTGTTTCTCATGATGAGCGGCTTCAAGTGGATCGGATTCCTGCAATAGTTGAGTTATGTATTCAGGCTGGAGTGGACATCCCCGAGCACCCGACAAGGAGGAGAGAGTATCCTATTTATCGTGTTGCTGGCAGGTTGATTGATTTCGAAAAGAGATTCCCAAAGGATTATTCATCTGGAAAGGACATCAGTGCCTTTGGATTTTGGGATACTCCATTAAAGTCTGGTGGAGTTGAGAAAAATTTGGATTTGCTTTCTGATGATATAAAAG GTTTTGCAGAGAAAGGCATGGAAGCATGGGAGAAAATGCGTTCAGGAGCCATAAAATTAATGCAGAAATATGCGGTTCAAACATGCGGATATTGTTCTGAGGTCCAAGTTGGGCCCAATGGTCATAGAGTGAGGCAATGTCAGGCGTTCAAGCATCAGATGCGTGATGGACAACATGCTTGGCAAGAGTCAACAATTGATGATGTTGTTCCTCCAGTATATGTTTGGCATGTTCGAGATCATCATCCTGTTGTACTTGTAGATGCTTTGAAGAGGTACTATGGAAAGTTGCCTGCTGTGGTGGAATTGTTTGCACAAGCTGGAGCAAAAGTTGGAGAGAGTTACAATGGTGTAATGAGGGAAGATGTTGTGGTTCCCGAATTAGATGAGGAAAAGCTGGTTGTCTGA